A stretch of Neisseria subflava DNA encodes these proteins:
- a CDS encoding glycosyltransferase family 8 protein, with product MFDREKLVLETVHIRKREFIEQPKHIVYAADQNYIKHIGTALLSVLQNNTSPIYFHLLVSGSEGYDFNIFDQIETSNQNYAISVYHLNTEYFSTLQTTHYFTIAMYYRMSIPCLLKGIAHTALYLDTDVLCLGNIDDLFEIDISNSLIAAVPDAILYRAYIKQLNQFGFTDTEPYFNSGVILFNIDKWNDMAIDKILSEKMQAVEKQNFKLSCPDQDILNLACIGHVHWLSENFNWIHWHQKYSELIDNPNSIRLVHFVGHIKPWHQLGFHPAYDQYFKNSPWNNGYLEQPLSTWLPFPNPKRKFRQAAKRLWKQGQKKQAWAYYKEYLLRRINKRRYQAPSLGK from the coding sequence ATGTTTGATAGAGAAAAATTAGTATTAGAAACTGTTCATATCCGCAAACGAGAATTCATTGAACAGCCGAAACATATTGTTTATGCAGCCGATCAAAACTATATCAAACACATCGGCACTGCGTTACTTTCTGTGCTGCAAAACAATACCAGTCCAATATATTTTCATTTGTTAGTTAGTGGTTCAGAAGGTTATGATTTTAATATTTTCGATCAAATTGAAACATCAAATCAAAACTACGCAATAAGCGTTTACCATTTAAATACAGAATACTTTTCTACCCTGCAGACTACCCATTATTTTACTATCGCTATGTATTACCGTATGAGTATCCCTTGCTTATTAAAAGGTATTGCTCATACTGCGCTTTATTTAGATACTGATGTACTATGCTTGGGCAATATTGATGATTTATTTGAAATCGACATTTCAAATTCTTTGATTGCTGCCGTACCTGATGCAATTTTATACAGAGCATATATAAAACAACTCAATCAATTTGGTTTTACAGATACTGAGCCTTATTTCAACTCTGGGGTCATTCTATTCAATATTGACAAATGGAATGATATGGCAATAGATAAAATTTTGTCTGAAAAAATGCAAGCCGTAGAAAAACAGAATTTTAAACTCTCCTGTCCAGACCAAGATATTTTGAATTTAGCCTGTATAGGTCATGTACACTGGCTTTCAGAAAACTTTAACTGGATACATTGGCATCAAAAATACAGTGAATTAATCGACAATCCCAACAGTATCCGCTTAGTCCATTTTGTTGGTCATATCAAACCGTGGCATCAATTAGGCTTCCACCCTGCATATGATCAATATTTTAAGAATTCCCCATGGAATAACGGATATCTAGAACAACCTCTATCAACTTGGTTGCCCTTTCCAAATCCTAAAAGGAAATTTAGACAAGCAGCCAAACGACTTTGGAAACAAGGACAAAAAAAGCAAGCATGGGCATACTACAAAGAATATTTATTACGCAGAATCAACAAACGACGGTATCAAGCACCCTCCCTAGGTAAATAA
- the fabG gene encoding 3-oxoacyl-ACP reductase FabG produces MSTQDLSGKIALVTGASRGIGAAIADTLAAAGAKVIGTATSESGAAAIGERLAQWGGEGRALNSAEPETIENLIADIEKEFGKLDILVNNAGITRDNLLMRMKEEEWDDIMQVNLKSVFRASKAVLRGMMKQRTGRIINITSVVGVMGNAGQTNYAAAKAGLIGFSKSMAREVGSRGITVNCVAPGFIDTDMTRALPEETRKTFEAQTSLGKFGEAQDIADAVLFLASDQAKYITGQTLHVNGGMLMP; encoded by the coding sequence ATGAGTACACAAGATTTGAGCGGTAAAATCGCTTTGGTAACCGGCGCATCGCGCGGTATTGGTGCGGCGATTGCCGATACTTTGGCGGCGGCCGGTGCAAAAGTTATCGGTACAGCTACCAGTGAGAGCGGTGCGGCTGCAATCGGCGAACGCTTGGCACAATGGGGCGGCGAAGGCCGTGCATTGAATTCTGCCGAACCTGAAACCATCGAAAACCTGATTGCCGACATCGAAAAAGAATTCGGCAAACTGGATATTCTGGTCAACAACGCCGGTATTACCCGTGACAACCTCCTGATGCGCATGAAAGAGGAAGAGTGGGACGACATCATGCAGGTTAACCTCAAATCTGTCTTCCGTGCCTCCAAAGCCGTATTGCGCGGCATGATGAAACAGCGTACCGGCCGCATTATCAACATCACATCCGTTGTCGGTGTGATGGGCAATGCCGGCCAAACCAACTATGCGGCTGCAAAAGCAGGCTTAATCGGCTTCTCCAAATCTATGGCGCGTGAAGTCGGCAGTCGCGGCATTACCGTCAACTGCGTTGCCCCCGGCTTTATCGACACCGATATGACCCGCGCCCTGCCGGAAGAAACCCGCAAAACCTTTGAAGCGCAAACTTCTTTGGGCAAATTCGGTGAAGCGCAAGATATTGCCGATGCAGTCTTGTTCTTGGCTTCTGATCAGGCAAAATACATTACCGGTCAGACACTTCATGTCAACGGCGGCATGTTGATGCCTTAA